The genome window TGGTCTTTTATTTCTGCCCAGTCTGAAGGTGCAGGTTGGTGGGTAAAGGAGAAGGGACTGACTGAGGGGATTAACCCCCAGAACTAAGATCCTCCAACATTACGTTTTCAACCTCCATTTTTGAAAGGTTCTATATAGGGACTTTTATGGGGTTTTCTTTACATCCATCCCCCCTTCCCAAGTCCCCACGTCCCTGCCTAAACCCTGAAGCCACCTTTCAAAATGTTCTCTagctcccctcctcccacatgTCCCCCTCTTCCCCACTCTCTAGCCAGTAGAGCTCCCTTCTGACAAGCAAACCTAGGACCCAGATGACCGATGACTTCCTGCACTTGATTGTTCTTTTGATACTAATCTGCCTTTTCTGAAGTTTTCCTGATGTCTGTCTTCTAtttccattctcttctctccaattCCCCAGCATATAAAGTCTCCATCTCAGGAATCAGAGTAGAGCTGACATGTCCTCAAGAATATGGATCTGacacaaaatgggaaaaagatgATACAGAAGTACCCGATCATCGTGAGGAGCAGCTATTACTAGAGAATTTTTCAGAAATGGAGGACAGTGGTTACTATGTCTGCTACAAAGGCGGCTTTGAGAAGAAACATTATCTCTACCTGAGAGCAAGAGGTAATACAAGTCCCCAAAGCAAGTGCCGTGAGGTTGTCTGGGAAGGACCATTTCAAAATggcattttcaattattttccctACCCCAACTCACAGTCCCCTGGTATCTTTATGCTTCCTTCCACACTCAATCCTGGGGCTCTCTGGTGCCACACAGCATCAGTATTTTCTGGAATATAGTTAAATACCAATATGGGGCTGTCTGGGTAACTTCAGTCAGTGATAGATCTAAAATAGCAACTTCCCAAGTGACAGGATTGAGTCATTTGCATCATATCACACTCAGAATGATGGCACACCAGTATGAGTTTCTCTGATGCTTTATCCAGAGATAAATTCTTCAGAAGGACTTGCAAAGGAGACTCAAAGGAACTACAAAAAGTTACATAGGCTAAAGCatgctaataaaataataatatagctaacatttattgagtgcttattaagTTTCAAGCGCTGTACCAAACACTTGCCAGATATTTTTTCATGTGATCCTCTCAACAACCACATGAGTTAAGTACTATTTTATTCCCATTTCCTAGATGAGGAAAAAGAGgctttttaaattgaaaacacATTTCATGATTCTCACAGCTAGTGAGCAATGAATCTGGGCCTTGGACCCAGGACTGTTTGACTCCAGAGTCTCTATCCACAACCCCCACACTTTGCTTCTTGTTGTTGTTATAAACATATTGAAAGGAAGGATTGGCCATGGCAAGCATGTGAGTATTGAGGGGACGGTCACCTTCGTTTGTTCCTCATCCGCATGTCCTGGTGTTTTCCTTTCCTGGTgattcctcctcttctccccatccccatcccccgcAGTGTGTGAGAACTGCATGGAGGTAGATCCGATGGCAGTGGCCACAATTATCATAGTTGACATCTGCATCACTCTGGGCTTGCTGATGCTGGTTTATTACTGGAGCAAGAATAAAAAGGCCAACACCAAGCCTGTGACTCGAGGAGCGGGTGCTGGTAACAGGCCCAGAGGTAAGACTGTGGAGTTGGGTGGGAGGAGATTCCCGCCAAGGGGGATGTCCTGCCTGGGCCAGGATGGGGAGCAAGTCCACAGCTAGGTCAAAACAGCTTCTATAGAACATTCACTGTGATGCTAAGATCTCAGGAAGGTTTCAAATCTCAGATCACTCCTCTCCTTCCCACCCTAGAAAAAGTTTATAAATGTGATGGGCTTCCTCAAATGCCTGTCAATGCTCTGGAATAATCAGATTCCATCCCCGAGCTGTGGGAAGAGAGACTCTGGGTTGTTAGTTCctgccttttcctcttccttcccccttgGAAAGAAACAATGGAAGGACCTTGAGCTGAGGAAAGTCAGATAATGATGAGAACAGTGTGGAGGTCCTTGGAGATgggatgaaagaaaggaaagagaaagggtgGCTGAGATGGAAACAGGGAGAAGTAGAGGAGAAAACAAAGAGGTTTGCCAGGTCTTGAGCCAGGTCTCGTTGCCACAGTCAGTGCTGTGAGATTGGCGTTCCCTCATGAAAACAaatgcttcccccccccccacctttgcAGGACAAAACAAGGAGAAGCCACCACCTGTTCCAAACCCAGACTATGAGGTAACAGGGGACAGAGTGGGCCAGGAAGCAGGGGAGGGTCTTCTGGGGGGAGTTGGGAACAGGTGGGATTGTCCATTTTGTCTACCAGATACTTCACAGCCCCTCACTCAGGGCTCCCAGGACAACACACCATGTGCCACTCTGCCTCCTTCATGGTAGAACAGGACCATCTCCAAGGCTGCATGGTTTCCACAACCAcggagaggtggggggagggggagtaacACACAATCCTCTTTCTCGAGCCTGTTCATTGGCTGAGATACAGCCATCAGAATACCATATGTGCAAATTCTAACAGTAAATTCAGGACTAATGTTCCACCAGCATGCACCAGTACAGACTTAtcacttattaaaatattaaaatccttCATTGGTAAATAGCACCAAGCCTCCTCCATTCTGCCCCAcccttcacacacacactgctaGACATCACAGCCCCTTCCCCATGGGCTACCTCTTGATTTAGGGTAACTAAAGAGTTAACGCTTGGCATAGCAGAGGACCACCAGGACTGTTCTGATTGGATAGTGTGTACGCACTACTAGTtgctaaatattttgaatatcacatCTGGATAAACTCAACAAATACCTACTTATTTGAGCACCAGCCAATCAGCTGCTATTTATTTTTGCATGAGTGACTTCATTTAACCCTGAGAAAAGCCCTGCGAGGTGGGTCTTTAGATTCCCATTTTTGAGATGGAAAGATGAGGCTCACAGAAGCAGGGGACAGGCTGAAGTCCCCTGTCTGTCCATGCCAAGTTAGAATTCGCACCTGCCTCCAAGTCCAAGTCCAGAGTTCTTTCCACTGGACTAAAGCCTCGATCTTcagtgtcttttctttcttaggaaGTACTTCCTCCCACCCTACTGACCACCCCCTCTCTGTTCCACCCCCAGCCCATCCGCAAAGGCCAGAGGGACCTGTATGCTGGCCTGAATCAGAGAGGCATCTGACAGCTCTGCAAGACACTGCCTCCCACTGGCCCAGGTCTGGCTCCTCTCTGGGCACCCtgcttctccctgttccctggaCACATCTAGGACCCCACAAGAAAACTGTTTCTCGCCTCATGGTGAACTCACACCCTACAGCCATGTCCCCAGCTCTCTCATTCCTGCCTTCTCTGCTGGTGCCCAGTCCTAGAATACTGCTGCTTCATTGTCCTTTGAAACAGCAAGGCTAGTTGCACCCTCACACCTGGCAAGCCCTCCTGGAGGGATATTTATTTCTGTCATTCACTCCCCATCAGCTCCTCCCTTTTCCTAAGGATGTTACTTCTCCCTTCAGTTCCCTCCTTTTCCTGCGTATAAGTTGTCCTCCTCACTAACTATTCCATCTACCCTTCTATTTTTCCAGCTCTGTCTTTTGCAACCTTCTCTAGGGATGGATCGGGTAAATGTTCACAGAGGTTCTGCCCCATTCACAGGTCCTGGCCCACAGCCAGCCCTGTGCTCCGTCCCCTGTCCCCACTGTAGGCCACCTGATGGTTATTTGCATCTTCATGAATGGGCTAGGCTCCTCTcagctgagagagagaaaaataaataaaatgtacttgGCTGAAAGAGTTGTCCCACTTTTTTGTGAGGCCCTCAGAGGCTGCCATGTTTCCTAAGACAACTCGGGTCCTCCCTACCTTTGATTATATTCTTGGCTATGATCCCAAATGCAAGCCCGACTTGTTTTCACAGCTAATGAGGGCATTATCTGAAGCTCTCTTTGGAGAAGATGTAAGGGAATAagtaaaagagagaggaagaaagaaaaaagaaagagagaaagaaaaaaaggagagagcaagagagaaaaggggaaaggcgggagagaggaaggaaggaagggagggaagaatggaaaggaaagaaagttcGACCAACCTCTTGGAGGAAAACATCGAGAGTGGCAGAGGGGGACTCATGGGTCGCCAATGGAGTGGTCAGTTCAGCAAAAGCGTGAGACAGAAACAGGCCTTGGAAAGCAGATGAGGGTGACAGAAGAGAAGCGGGGAGAGGTAACGGGGGTTGGGGATGGGACGCAAGGGGCCAGGAAGAGCCGCTGAGccggggctgggggaggtggggaaggaggcaCTCACCAGCGGGCACAATCCGGCGGCGGGGAGGCGGGGAGGCGGGGAGGCGGCAGCCGCACAGCCGCACAGCCGCACAGCCGCACAGCCGCACAGCCGCACAGCCGCACAGCCGCACAGCCGCACAGCCGCACAGCCGCACAGCCGCACAGCCGCACAGCCGCACAGCCGCACAGCCGCACAGCCGCACAGCCGCACAGCCGCACAGCCGGCGCCGGATGTGGGCTGCGCGCGCTCCGCGGGGCGAAGGCGAGAAGGGCCCGGCGGAAGCCAGGGGCCCGGAGGCCGGTGTGGGGGGAGGGCCTCGCTCGCAGGCTCCCACAGCACACACTCAGCTCAAGGACAGAGGAGGCCAGAGCCTCGAGGCCAGCTCACACCAGCAGCTCTCTCCCTCGGCACTCAGAAATCTCCCTGCGGGCGACAGGGCTATTTACGACCGCGACTAGAAAGGCCACTTGTGATTAGCAGCCCTCCACAGACCGTACTTAGCCTCGGGCTCGTGGCTACTGCTTCTATTTGTTGGTCGCTGCTGAAGCGCGGCGTCTTTCCCTCTAAGCAAAAACCCTGTGCTCAAAAAGAGTCTCCGTGATGTTGCCCATCACTAGCTGCTGATCTGCAGGCTGGTCCAGGGGCAACAGTTTTGTCCCGGGTATATTTGATTGTGCCTAGTCAAAGGGAGGCGTGTCTCAGTGTGATAAAAAACAgtgacagctaacatttattgagcatttactatgctCCAGAAATTGTGCTTAGCATTTTAAATGTGTTGACctaaaaaggaaactgaggccaattACATATAGcgaggatttattgagccaatatgacgaTTGCAATCagggagacacatagatcaaaTCACCCCGAAAATGGGTTTGGAAGAGGGCCAgtagagcttagcattttataatcacaagaaggggaaaggggcaaggaaaagagagagaaagacagccccACCTAATTACTTCATTGGGTTTTCTATTATAAATGACAtgtagatttgggattgttactagttTATATCCTATATGCAGAGATCTAGGGTAAGGATAgtaagaagcattctaggttattttatggctctCTGGTGCCattatggctgcttctaagtaaaatggtcttatggtaacattttccaggacaggtggacgtgACTACTGACTTCTCCTAGATCTCCCAGGGAGATCTGGTCCCAAGGCActacaatttagctgacctggtcagagcagattcctTTGGTTATCGCATGTTTTTATCTATTTGATATTTACAGTGACCCAACAAGGTAGATGTTGTcgtccttgttttacagatgaggatactgaggctcagagaggttaattttGCACTAGTCGTAATTACTGAGGGGCAGAGCTGGAATTAGCAGCCAGAGCTGTCCAACTTCTATGCTCTGAACATCTACCCAGCACTGGTGGTGATCATAAAGAATGTTCTCAATGTTCCTGACTTAGGAGGCTATATTTAATTGTGCGGGTATTCCTTCCACGAGTACTTTTCTAATCACTCAGTGTGGCAATCAGCACTATGCTAAGTGCCAAGAGGATGCAAACAGTTCTTGTCTTCAAGGAGCTTGCAGCAACACAGGAACAAGGGATGTGATGGAGCACCCAGGAGGGTTACAATGTTGCAGGTGTTCAGAGGCGGAAGGAGAGAACTGAGGCGGCAGGGAAAGCTCTCCGGAGGAGAGACTTGATCTGGGCCATGAAGGGAAGGATGCATAGAACTTGGAGACCAAGGAGAGGGCACTCCCGATTGCAAAGAAGGGTATGAACAAAGCCTTAAGGCAAGCAATCTCCTCCCTGGAGAAGCAAATCAActtaaggaaaagagaaggaaactggaTGTTGTTGGGAACTTATTATGTGCCGGCCACTTCCAAAGTATCAGCCATGCATCATTCACTCAGCCCTCAACATAACACTGCAAAGCAGgtatgattatccccattttgcaaaaGAGAAAACTGACTCAGCAATATCAAGAAACTTTCTTAAGGTCCCACAGCAGGAAGTAATGGCCTAGAATTCAGACCCAGATCCTCTGGCACATGCTTTCCACTAATGTGTCTGGTTCTGCTTTGCTGCAATACCGTGAATATGGCCGGTCCCCAAACTGCATCCTGGGACCTCATGGCTCCAGGCTGTACCTGGTCACATCAAAGCAAAGCAGCTGACATCATTTTCCTTGTCCCTGCTCAGctccctctcctgtcccctgAGTGCAGAGCCACACTTTCAGCACTCTTCTCAAGTGCTCCCCCAATCCCTGCCCTGCTCCTGTGAGCAGatgaaggcttcacagaggataAGGGCTACCCACCCGGCCTGCAGCCGACTTCTTACCCACTCTCTCGCTTGCTTCCTCACTTTAACTTCCAATATCAAGAATGAGACATTTCTCACTCACTCAAAACCTCCATCCCCTCTTTTCTCATCTGCTCAGTGTCACATGGCGtcacctctttctctccccagtACTATCAAACTTTTCCTTTTAACTTGATCTTTCCCCTCTGCCGCATGCTTCCATCTCTCCTGTGCTAAGATAAGCTCTCCCTTGACCCTGCATGACTCCTTCCCAGatatctccctttctctctctgcccttctcaGCCAAGTTTCCCCAAAGAAAAGTTTGCACTAGCTAAACCAACTTCCTCGCTTTCCCTCCAATCCTCAGCCCTCCGCAGTCCAGCTTCCT of Cynocephalus volans isolate mCynVol1 chromosome 4, mCynVol1.pri, whole genome shotgun sequence contains these proteins:
- the LOC134377185 gene encoding LOW QUALITY PROTEIN: T-cell surface glycoprotein CD3 epsilon chain (The sequence of the model RefSeq protein was modified relative to this genomic sequence to represent the inferred CDS: substituted 1 base at 1 genomic stop codon) codes for the protein MQSATLWRVLGLCLLSVGAWGQEDXDRSGDQTPPAYKVSISGIRVELTCPQEYGSDTKWEKDDTEVPDHREEQLLLENFSEMEDSGYYVCYKGGFEKKHYLYLRARVCENCMEVDPMAVATIIIVDICITLGLLMLVYYWSKNKKANTKPVTRGAGAGNRPRGQNKEKPPPVPNPDYEPIRKGQRDLYAGLNQRGI